The following proteins come from a genomic window of Pseudomonas sp. Z8(2022):
- a CDS encoding IS3 family transposase (programmed frameshift), whose translation MSRQRRTFTPTFKREAASLVLDQGYSCPEAARSLDVGESLLRRWVTQLQLERGGVTPTAKALTPEQQTIQELQARINRLELEKKILKGGHCALDGRGTRAQTLKSIRQLVKHYPVQLLCSVFELPRSCYYAHLARRRHIDVRRVNLRSRVNELFNQSRGSAGSRSLVAMLRDEGVNVGRFRVRRLMKEQGLISKQPGSHAYKKATVERPDIPNVLDRKFTVAAPNKVWCGDITYIWAEGRWSYLAAVLDLYSRRVVGWAMSAKPDAELVVKALDRAYEMRGRPQGVLFHSDQGSQYGSRGFRQRLWRYRMIQSMSRRGNCYDNSPMERLFRSLKTEWVPTVGYMTTALAEQDIGRYLMQRYNWIRPHQHNGFVPPAVAEEKLNSVSGNC comes from the exons ATGAGCAGACAACGACGTACCTTCACCCCGACTTTCAAGCGAGAGGCTGCCAGCCTGGTGCTCGACCAAGGCTACAGCTGTCCCGAGGCCGCCAGATCTCTCGATGTAGGTGAGAGCTTATTGCGCCGCTGGGTTACCCAGTTGCAGCTGGAGCGCGGGGGCGTTACGCCCACTGCCAAGGCGCTCACACCGGAGCAGCAGACCATTCAGGAGCTTCAGGCCCGTATCAACCGGCTGGAGCTTGAGAAGAAAATATTAAAGG GAGGCCACTGCGCTCTTGATGGCCGAGGAACACGGGCGCAGACGTTGAAGTCGATTCGGCAGTTGGTAAAGCACTACCCTGTTCAACTGTTGTGTTCAGTCTTCGAGCTACCCCGGTCTTGTTATTACGCCCACTTGGCCCGGCGGCGTCATATCGATGTCCGCCGAGTGAACCTACGCAGTCGTGTCAACGAGCTGTTCAACCAAAGTCGTGGCTCAGCGGGCAGTCGCAGTCTGGTTGCCATGCTGCGGGATGAAGGCGTTAACGTCGGGCGTTTCAGAGTCAGAAGATTGATGAAGGAACAAGGACTGATCAGCAAACAGCCCGGTTCTCATGCGTACAAGAAGGCCACGGTCGAGCGCCCCGACATTCCCAATGTGCTTGATCGCAAGTTCACCGTGGCTGCGCCAAACAAGGTCTGGTGTGGCGACATCACGTATATCTGGGCAGAGGGTCGATGGAGCTATCTGGCGGCGGTCTTGGACTTGTACAGCCGCAGAGTGGTGGGTTGGGCGATGTCCGCCAAGCCTGATGCGGAACTGGTCGTCAAAGCGCTCGACAGGGCTTACGAGATGCGTGGCAGACCACAAGGCGTGCTGTTTCACAGCGACCAGGGCAGCCAATATGGCAGCCGGGGTTTCCGCCAACGGCTCTGGCGCTATCGGATGATTCAGAGCATGAGCCGAAGGGGAAATTGTTACGACAATTCGCCCATGGAGCGGCTGTTTCGTAGCCTGAAAACGGAGTGGGTGCCGACAGTGGGTTACATGACGACAGCGTTGGCCGAGCAGGACATCGGCCGCTACCTCATGCAGCGGTACAACTGGATAAGGCCGCATCAGCACAACGGCTTCGTACCGCCGGCGGTTGCGGAAGAAAAACTCAATTCTGTGTCCGGGAATTGTTGA
- a CDS encoding OmpP1/FadL family transporter: MSKRLLKTGLAVAITAASSQAFSSGFALNEQSIAGMGTSFAGRSSSADDASTVFGNPAGMSRLKRSEIYVGAAAIYAKSDIDRVNASSPGGPIAGSNDGDMVPVTGVPMGYYVKPLDDKVAFGLGIYAPFGLMTDYESNFQGRYYADKSYVRVITVQPTLSYRFNDKLSVGFGPTFNHIEGELTSSLFTPLGDGKVKVKGDDVAVGFNVGMLYEFTPGTRAGLTYHSRVKYELEGDTRVEAPALVGIAGKYDANLELTTPESVDLSFTHELDDRWTLYVGSTWTRWSRLKEIRVENDAPALPANLSTIVEDQNWHDTWAHAVGLSYKLNPQWTLRTGIAVDQSPTNNVDRSPRIPSGDRTIFSVGAGWSPNQDMTIDLAYSYLQEESVNVDHVSASRGTYRARYKNSAHGLGAAISYRF, from the coding sequence GTGAGCAAACGTCTTCTCAAGACCGGTCTCGCCGTCGCCATTACCGCCGCATCCAGCCAGGCTTTCTCCAGCGGCTTCGCCCTCAACGAACAGAGCATCGCCGGAATGGGCACGTCCTTTGCCGGACGCTCATCGTCCGCCGATGACGCCAGCACCGTGTTCGGTAACCCGGCCGGCATGTCCCGCCTCAAGCGTAGCGAGATCTACGTCGGTGCTGCGGCCATTTACGCCAAAAGCGATATCGACCGGGTCAACGCCAGCTCTCCGGGCGGTCCGATCGCGGGCAGCAATGACGGTGACATGGTGCCCGTCACAGGCGTGCCCATGGGTTACTACGTCAAACCGCTGGACGACAAGGTCGCATTCGGCCTCGGCATCTACGCACCGTTCGGCCTGATGACCGATTACGAGAGCAACTTCCAGGGTCGTTACTACGCGGACAAGAGCTATGTACGCGTGATTACCGTGCAACCCACCCTGAGTTACCGCTTCAACGACAAGCTGTCGGTCGGTTTCGGCCCTACCTTCAACCATATCGAAGGTGAGCTGACCTCGTCCCTGTTTACGCCGCTTGGCGATGGCAAGGTAAAGGTCAAGGGTGATGACGTGGCCGTGGGCTTCAACGTCGGCATGCTCTATGAGTTCACGCCCGGCACCCGTGCCGGCCTTACCTACCACTCGCGCGTGAAGTACGAACTGGAAGGTGACACTCGCGTCGAAGCCCCGGCGCTGGTAGGTATCGCCGGCAAGTACGACGCCAATCTGGAGCTGACTACTCCCGAATCCGTAGATCTTTCGTTTACCCACGAACTCGATGATCGCTGGACCCTGTACGTCGGCAGCACCTGGACGCGCTGGAGCCGCCTCAAGGAAATTCGTGTGGAGAACGATGCCCCGGCATTACCGGCCAACCTCTCCACCATCGTCGAGGATCAGAACTGGCACGATACCTGGGCCCATGCAGTTGGCCTGTCGTACAAGCTCAATCCGCAGTGGACGCTGCGCACCGGTATCGCCGTCGACCAGTCGCCGACCAATAACGTCGACCGTTCGCCCCGCATTCCCTCGGGCGACCGCACCATTTTCAGCGTTGGCGCCGGCTGGAGTCCGAACCAGGACATGACCATCGATCTGGCCTACTCCTACCTGCAGGAAGAATCGGTGAACGTGGATCACGTCAGTGCCTCCCGTGGCACCTACCGCGCACGCTACAAGAACAGCGCGCACGGTCTGGGCGCCGCGATCAGCTACCGCTTCTGA
- a CDS encoding glutathione peroxidase codes for MSIRRFARALLLSSLTLPALAAECPAMLQGELPRLRAKGENIELCQFAGKPLLVVNTASFCGFTPQFKGLEALYQRYRDQGLEVLGVPSDDFRQESADSQETATVCYVNYGVTFAMTEPQAVSGDDAIPLFKGLAEQSRRPRWNFFKYVVDRQGKVLASFSSLTKPDDPELIAAVEKAIASQP; via the coding sequence ATGTCCATTCGCCGTTTTGCCCGCGCGTTACTGCTCTCCAGTTTGACGTTGCCGGCACTGGCCGCCGAGTGTCCGGCGATGCTGCAGGGCGAACTGCCCAGGCTGCGTGCCAAGGGCGAGAACATCGAACTCTGCCAATTCGCCGGCAAACCGCTGTTGGTGGTCAACACCGCCAGCTTCTGCGGCTTCACTCCGCAATTCAAAGGGCTTGAAGCGCTCTATCAGCGCTACAGGGATCAGGGGCTGGAAGTTCTGGGCGTGCCGTCCGACGATTTTCGCCAGGAGTCCGCTGATAGCCAGGAGACGGCCACTGTCTGTTACGTCAATTACGGCGTGACCTTCGCCATGACCGAGCCGCAAGCCGTTTCCGGTGATGACGCCATTCCTCTGTTCAAGGGCCTGGCCGAGCAGAGCCGGCGGCCGCGCTGGAACTTCTTCAAATATGTGGTCGACCGTCAGGGCAAGGTGCTCGCCAGTTTCTCCAGCCTGACCAAACCGGACGATCCGGAACTGATCGCCGCCGTCGAGAAGGCCATCGCGTCGCAGCCCTGA
- a CDS encoding MFS transporter, which produces MTTAWRSTTWLLLGASLILALSLGTRHGFGLFLPPMSAEFGWGREVFAFAIALQNLIWGLAQPVTGALADRFGARKAIIIGGVLYMLGLVFMGMADSPLSLSLSAGLLIGIGLSGTSFSVILGVVGRAVPVEKRSMAMGIAAAAGSFGQFAMLPGTLGLIGWLGWSAALLALGLLVALILPLAAMINETPPPVSNGPEQTLLEALREAASHSGFWLLALGFFVCGFQVVFVAVHLPAYLVDHHLPALTGTTVLALVGLFNIFGTYIAGWLGGRMSKPRLLSALYLLRGVVITLFLVAPLTQWSAYLFGIAMGLLWLSTVPLTNGTVATLFGVRNLSMLGGIVFLFHQLGSFLGGWLGGYLYDTTGSYDLVWQISIGLSLMAAVLNWPVREVPVARLQGAPA; this is translated from the coding sequence ATGACAACTGCATGGCGTTCAACCACCTGGCTGCTGCTCGGGGCGTCGCTGATCCTGGCGCTGTCGCTCGGCACTCGCCATGGTTTCGGCCTGTTTCTGCCGCCGATGAGTGCGGAGTTCGGCTGGGGCCGCGAGGTATTCGCCTTCGCCATCGCGTTGCAGAACCTGATCTGGGGCCTGGCGCAGCCGGTCACCGGTGCGCTGGCCGACCGCTTCGGTGCGCGCAAGGCCATCATCATCGGCGGTGTGCTTTACATGCTGGGTCTGGTGTTTATGGGCATGGCCGATTCGCCGTTGTCGCTGTCGCTGAGCGCCGGCCTGCTGATCGGTATCGGACTGTCCGGCACGTCGTTCTCGGTCATTCTCGGTGTGGTCGGCCGTGCCGTGCCGGTGGAGAAGCGCAGCATGGCCATGGGCATCGCTGCGGCTGCGGGCTCCTTCGGCCAGTTCGCCATGTTGCCGGGCACGCTCGGGTTGATCGGCTGGCTCGGCTGGTCTGCCGCGTTGCTGGCGCTGGGGCTGCTGGTTGCCCTGATCCTGCCGCTGGCCGCAATGATCAACGAGACGCCGCCACCAGTGAGCAATGGCCCAGAGCAGACGCTGCTGGAAGCATTGCGTGAGGCTGCCAGCCATTCCGGGTTCTGGCTGCTGGCGCTGGGTTTCTTCGTCTGCGGCTTCCAGGTGGTATTCGTTGCCGTGCACCTGCCGGCCTATCTGGTCGATCATCATCTGCCGGCACTGACCGGTACCACGGTGCTGGCGCTGGTCGGTCTGTTCAATATCTTCGGTACCTACATCGCCGGCTGGCTCGGCGGGCGCATGTCCAAGCCGCGTCTGCTCAGCGCGCTGTATCTGCTGCGCGGGGTGGTGATCACGCTGTTCCTGGTGGCGCCGCTGACGCAGTGGAGCGCCTACCTGTTCGGCATCGCCATGGGCCTGCTGTGGCTGTCGACGGTGCCGCTGACCAACGGCACCGTGGCCACCCTGTTTGGCGTGCGTAACCTGTCGATGCTTGGCGGTATCGTCTTCCTGTTCCATCAGCTCGGCTCCTTCCTCGGTGGCTGGCTGGGCGGTTATCTGTACGACACCACCGGCAGTTACGATCTGGTCTGGCAGATTTCCATCGGTCTGAGCCTGATGGCTGCGGTGCTCAACTGGCCGGTGCGCGAGGTTCCGGTGGCGCGCCTGCAGGGGGCGCCAGCATGA
- a CDS encoding MarR family winged helix-turn-helix transcriptional regulator produces MLPTSCLCTQLRRASRGVTRRYDDALAAVGLGAAQFSLLRHVQRLGQPSISALAEAMGLDRSTLGRNLRVLEEQGLVQMGEGRDLRAREVRLTEAGLQRIEQALPLWEQVQRELNARLGEGRRSELMKLLDELA; encoded by the coding sequence ATGTTGCCGACTTCCTGCCTCTGCACCCAACTGCGCCGCGCCAGCCGTGGCGTGACCCGCCGCTACGACGATGCGCTGGCTGCCGTCGGGCTCGGGGCTGCCCAGTTTTCCCTGCTGCGCCATGTGCAGCGGCTCGGACAGCCGAGCATTTCCGCACTGGCCGAAGCCATGGGGCTGGATCGCAGCACTCTGGGGCGCAATCTGCGGGTGCTCGAAGAACAGGGGCTGGTGCAAATGGGTGAGGGGCGTGATCTACGCGCTCGCGAGGTACGGCTCACAGAAGCCGGCCTGCAACGTATCGAACAGGCGCTGCCACTGTGGGAACAGGTGCAGCGTGAGCTGAATGCTCGGCTGGGCGAAGGACGCCGTAGCGAGTTGATGAAGCTGCTCGACGAACTGGCCTGA
- the cobT gene encoding nicotinate-nucleotide--dimethylbenzimidazole phosphoribosyltransferase encodes MSLQWWQGPCQPLDHVARAKAETRQQQLTKPAGSLGRLEALAIHLAALQGRERPVLDKLWIAVFAGDHGVVAEGVSAYPQSVTGQMLANFAKGGAAISVLARELDAALEVIDLGTAGPPPPLPGVRRLHVGAGTQNFVRDPAMTLAQTMICLEAGRDSVQRARVAGCDLFVGGEMGIGSTTAATALACWLLDCPASELAGAGTGLDEAGVVHKARVIDAALAMHRAKIDGPLQALVHLGGFEIAALTGVYLSAAQLGIAVLVDGFICSVAALLAVRLNPACRQWLLFAHHGAEPGHVRVLQALEAEPLLELGLRLGEGCGAALAVPLLRLACALHGQMATFAEAAVAERRS; translated from the coding sequence ATGAGTCTGCAATGGTGGCAGGGGCCCTGCCAGCCGCTTGACCACGTCGCTCGAGCCAAGGCTGAGACCCGTCAGCAACAGTTGACCAAGCCGGCCGGTTCACTTGGCCGTCTGGAAGCGCTGGCCATTCATCTGGCGGCGCTGCAGGGGCGCGAGCGACCGGTCCTCGACAAATTGTGGATTGCCGTTTTTGCCGGTGATCATGGCGTGGTGGCCGAAGGCGTTTCCGCCTATCCGCAGAGTGTGACCGGGCAGATGCTGGCCAACTTTGCAAAAGGCGGCGCAGCCATCAGCGTGTTGGCGCGTGAGCTGGATGCAGCGCTGGAGGTAATCGACCTGGGCACTGCCGGGCCGCCGCCGCCGCTGCCTGGCGTACGGCGTCTGCATGTTGGCGCCGGTACGCAGAATTTCGTTCGTGATCCGGCCATGACTCTGGCTCAGACGATGATCTGTCTGGAGGCGGGGCGAGACAGCGTGCAGCGTGCTCGCGTCGCAGGCTGCGATCTGTTCGTCGGTGGCGAGATGGGCATTGGCAGTACCACGGCAGCCACTGCGTTGGCCTGCTGGCTGCTGGATTGCCCGGCGAGCGAGCTGGCCGGTGCCGGCACTGGGCTGGACGAGGCCGGTGTGGTGCACAAGGCGCGTGTGATCGATGCGGCGCTGGCAATGCACCGGGCGAAAATCGATGGGCCGCTGCAGGCGCTGGTCCACCTTGGCGGCTTCGAAATCGCTGCGCTCACGGGTGTATATCTGTCTGCGGCGCAGCTGGGTATCGCCGTACTGGTGGATGGCTTCATCTGCAGCGTCGCGGCCTTGCTCGCGGTGCGCCTCAATCCCGCCTGCCGTCAGTGGCTGCTGTTTGCCCATCATGGTGCCGAGCCCGGTCACGTGCGCGTGCTACAGGCGCTGGAAGCCGAACCGCTGCTGGAACTCGGTTTGCGCCTGGGTGAGGGCTGCGGTGCCGCCTTGGCTGTGCCGTTGCTGCGCCTGGCCTGTGCGCTGCACGGGCAGATGGCGACCTTCGCCGAGGCCGCTGTGGCCGAGAGACGGAGCTGA
- a CDS encoding C40 family peptidase, with the protein MPLTTRVVLISIALLLSACSSRAPSPQPVYSPAVSSSSWQGGAEDVLFRALGLVGTPYRYGGNTPEGGFDCSGLIGYVYRDAAGISLPRSTRELSAMRTPEVRRDALQSGDLVFFATNGGRAVSHAGIYVGEGRFVHAPSSGGTVRLDSLDNVYWQRVYLDAKRVITPELARNP; encoded by the coding sequence ATGCCCTTAACGACCCGCGTCGTTCTCATTTCTATTGCGCTGCTGCTGAGCGCCTGTAGCAGTCGTGCACCCTCTCCTCAGCCGGTCTATAGTCCAGCGGTCTCTTCCTCTTCCTGGCAGGGAGGCGCTGAAGACGTTCTGTTTCGTGCCCTGGGGCTGGTCGGTACGCCTTATCGTTATGGTGGTAATACACCGGAAGGCGGTTTCGACTGCAGCGGCCTGATCGGTTATGTCTATCGAGATGCCGCGGGTATCAGCCTGCCGCGCTCGACCCGCGAGTTGAGTGCGATGCGCACGCCGGAGGTACGTCGCGATGCGCTGCAGAGTGGTGATCTGGTGTTCTTCGCCACCAATGGCGGGCGCGCCGTGAGTCATGCCGGCATCTATGTCGGGGAAGGGCGTTTTGTCCATGCGCCATCAAGTGGCGGCACCGTGCGCCTGGACAGTCTCGACAATGTCTACTGGCAGCGTGTCTACCTCGATGCCAAGCGTGTGATCACGCCCGAGCTCGCCCGCAATCCCTGA
- a CDS encoding C40 family peptidase, with translation MLKRFAPLVPLALTVFLAACAGHSPQPQVSETRIDPVDSTFSHQAEAAADEVNALIDDKPYEMPQLADSLLDLGRSLIGTRYRYGGTSVQSGFDCSGFVGYLFREELGLELPRSTRELINLDAPKVARADLEPGDLILFNDRGRGRVSHAGIYLGDDQFIHSSSSRSGGVRIDSLDDSYWNRSYLQAKRVLALAPVDEQVAAKRPN, from the coding sequence ATGCTAAAACGCTTCGCACCCCTCGTGCCTCTTGCACTGACGGTCTTTCTCGCTGCCTGCGCCGGCCATTCGCCGCAGCCGCAGGTCAGTGAAACCAGGATCGACCCCGTTGATAGTACGTTCTCTCATCAGGCCGAGGCTGCTGCTGATGAAGTCAACGCGCTGATCGACGATAAACCCTACGAAATGCCGCAACTGGCCGACAGCCTGCTCGATCTCGGGCGTTCGCTGATCGGTACGCGTTATCGTTACGGCGGCACTTCGGTGCAGTCCGGTTTCGATTGCAGCGGTTTCGTTGGCTACCTGTTCCGTGAGGAGCTCGGTCTGGAGCTGCCTCGCTCCACTCGTGAGCTGATCAACCTCGACGCGCCCAAGGTGGCACGTGCCGATCTCGAACCTGGTGACCTGATCCTGTTCAACGATCGCGGTCGCGGTCGCGTCAGCCATGCTGGTATCTATCTGGGCGATGACCAGTTCATCCATTCCAGTAGCAGCCGCAGCGGCGGTGTGCGTATCGACAGCCTGGATGACAGCTACTGGAACCGCAGTTACCTGCAGGCCAAGCGCGTCCTGGCGCTGGCCCCGGTGGATGAGCAGGTCGCAGCCAAACGCCCCAATTGA
- the glp gene encoding gephyrin-like molybdotransferase Glp: MSCCDHPGLLPMEAALERLLALADAAPVEQTEQVVLAEADGRVLAEPLIAALDLPPWANSAMDGYALRLADWSGQPLPVSQRIQAGAAPVPLEPGTCARIFTGAPLPEGADTVEMQENVEVDEAGCVHFRERLKAGQNVRAQGQETRMGDCVLPAGTRLGPVELGLAASLGAARLSVRRRLRVAVLSTGDELVEPGQALGPGQIYNSNRRLLIAWLQRLGCAVVDAGILPDDLQRTREALGTLGEVDLILSTGGVSVGEADYLGLALREAGELALWKLAIKPGKPLTFGHYQGVPVIGLPGNPASTLVTFGLLARPYMLRRLGVQRVEPLGFAVPAGFSWGKPGMRREYLRARLENGRAVPYANQSSGVLRSAAWAEGLAEVMEGSTLAEGDTLRFIPLSEILG, translated from the coding sequence ATGAGCTGTTGCGATCATCCCGGCCTGCTGCCCATGGAGGCGGCGCTGGAGCGTCTGCTGGCATTGGCCGACGCGGCTCCCGTCGAGCAGACCGAGCAGGTCGTGCTGGCCGAGGCCGATGGCCGGGTGCTGGCCGAGCCGCTGATCGCGGCGCTGGATCTGCCGCCATGGGCCAACAGCGCCATGGACGGCTACGCCCTGCGCCTGGCTGACTGGAGCGGCCAGCCGTTGCCCGTCAGTCAGCGCATTCAGGCCGGCGCTGCGCCCGTGCCGTTGGAGCCGGGAACCTGCGCGCGCATTTTCACCGGAGCGCCGCTGCCTGAAGGCGCCGATACCGTGGAGATGCAGGAGAACGTCGAGGTTGATGAGGCGGGATGCGTGCATTTCCGCGAGCGGCTGAAAGCCGGGCAGAATGTTCGCGCCCAGGGTCAGGAAACCCGCATGGGGGACTGCGTACTGCCAGCCGGTACGCGCCTTGGGCCTGTCGAGCTGGGGTTGGCCGCATCCCTGGGCGCCGCGCGGTTGTCGGTACGCCGGCGTCTGCGCGTTGCCGTGTTGTCCACTGGCGATGAGCTAGTAGAACCGGGGCAGGCGCTCGGTCCGGGGCAGATCTATAACAGCAACCGGCGTTTGCTGATCGCCTGGCTGCAACGTCTGGGCTGCGCCGTGGTGGATGCGGGCATCTTGCCCGACGACCTGCAGCGCACCCGGGAAGCGCTGGGCACTCTGGGCGAGGTGGATCTGATTCTTTCCACGGGCGGTGTTTCGGTGGGGGAGGCGGACTATCTCGGCCTGGCCCTGCGTGAGGCGGGTGAGCTGGCGTTGTGGAAGCTGGCGATCAAGCCGGGCAAGCCACTGACTTTCGGTCATTACCAGGGCGTGCCGGTGATAGGTCTGCCGGGCAATCCGGCCTCGACACTGGTCACCTTCGGTTTGCTGGCGCGCCCCTATATGCTGCGCCGCCTCGGCGTGCAGCGGGTCGAACCCCTGGGTTTCGCGGTGCCCGCGGGTTTCAGCTGGGGAAAACCGGGCATGCGTCGTGAGTACCTGCGTGCACGTCTGGAAAATGGTCGTGCGGTGCCTTATGCCAATCAGAGTTCTGGCGTTCTGCGAAGCGCCGCCTGGGCCGAAGGACTGGCTGAGGTGATGGAGGGCAGCACACTGGCCGAAGGGGATACGCTGCGTTTCATTCCCTTGAGCGAGATTCTTGGCTGA
- the moaB gene encoding molybdenum cofactor biosynthesis protein B: MNHKADAVFVPLNIAVLTVSDTRTLETDTSGQLLVDRLTAAGHQLAVRVLLKDDLYKIRAQVATWIAEDQVQVVVITGGTGFTGRDSTPEAVACLLDKQVDGFGELFRQISVTDIGTSTIQSRALAGLANGTLVCCLPGSTNACRTAWDGILAEQLDARHRPCNFVPHLKSVGACESRG, translated from the coding sequence ATGAACCACAAGGCCGATGCGGTTTTCGTGCCGCTGAACATCGCCGTGCTGACCGTCAGCGACACGCGTACGCTGGAGACCGATACCTCGGGCCAATTGCTGGTCGATCGCCTGACCGCTGCCGGCCACCAGTTGGCTGTCCGTGTACTGCTCAAGGATGATCTGTACAAGATCCGCGCCCAGGTCGCGACCTGGATTGCCGAGGATCAGGTGCAGGTCGTGGTGATTACCGGCGGTACCGGTTTCACCGGGCGCGACAGCACACCGGAAGCGGTTGCCTGCCTGCTGGACAAGCAGGTCGACGGTTTTGGCGAGCTGTTCCGGCAGATATCCGTAACCGATATCGGCACCTCGACCATTCAGTCGCGCGCACTGGCCGGTTTGGCCAATGGCACGCTGGTGTGCTGCCTGCCAGGCTCGACCAACGCCTGCCGCACTGCCTGGGACGGGATTCTCGCTGAACAGCTGGATGCACGGCATCGTCCCTGCAACTTCGTGCCGCACCTCAAATCGGTGGGCGCGTGCGAGTCGCGCGGATGA
- the mobA gene encoding molybdenum cofactor guanylyltransferase MobA, which translates to MPAPAPSLPCSVLLLSGGRGQRMGGQDKGLIEWRGCPLITWLHDLTRPLSDDLIISCNRNSERYALYADQLVADEDRDFQGPLAGIRAGMAVARHEQMLVLPCDAPLVDRALIESLLAHAGDRPVVIRQGDYWQPLFCLLPTRLKDDLEQAWQAGERSPQRWFARLSPIAVVCPMEDERLANLNTPETLAQSTPAS; encoded by the coding sequence ATGCCTGCACCAGCCCCCTCCCTCCCCTGCTCGGTGTTACTGCTTTCCGGCGGTCGAGGCCAGCGTATGGGCGGGCAGGACAAGGGGCTCATCGAATGGCGCGGCTGCCCCCTGATCACCTGGCTGCATGACCTGACCAGGCCGCTGAGCGATGACCTGATCATCTCCTGCAATCGTAACAGCGAGCGTTACGCCCTCTACGCCGACCAGCTGGTAGCCGACGAGGATAGGGATTTTCAGGGCCCACTGGCCGGCATTCGCGCCGGAATGGCTGTAGCGCGCCATGAGCAGATGCTGGTGCTGCCCTGCGACGCCCCGCTGGTGGACCGCGCACTGATCGAATCGCTACTCGCCCACGCAGGCGACCGGCCTGTAGTGATTCGCCAGGGCGACTATTGGCAGCCGCTGTTCTGCCTGCTGCCGACCCGCTTGAAGGATGATCTGGAGCAGGCCTGGCAGGCCGGCGAACGCAGCCCACAACGCTGGTTCGCCAGGCTGTCGCCGATTGCCGTTGTTTGCCCGATGGAAGATGAACGGCTGGCCAACCTCAACACCCCTGAAACGCTGGCGCAAAGTACGCCCGCCAGCTGA
- a CDS encoding YgdI/YgdR family lipoprotein: MTKRIIPALLMTLGFAVLAGCSTPSVITLNDGREIQTVDKPKFDEESGFYEFEQLDGKRATINKDQVQTVKEL; the protein is encoded by the coding sequence ATGACCAAAAGGATCATCCCCGCCCTGCTGATGACTCTCGGCTTCGCTGTACTGGCTGGCTGCTCCACGCCATCGGTGATCACGCTGAACGACGGGCGCGAGATCCAGACCGTGGACAAGCCCAAGTTCGATGAAGAGTCCGGCTTCTACGAATTCGAGCAACTCGACGGCAAGCGCGCCACGATCAACAAGGATCAGGTGCAGACCGTCAAGGAACTCTGA
- a CDS encoding glutaredoxin family protein, whose amino-acid sequence MTPECQLFGTLGCHLCEVAEALLMPFVENGLLVELIDIAEHEGMVDHYGLRIPVLRRCDTGSELNWPFDADQVVAFLS is encoded by the coding sequence ATGACCCCTGAATGCCAACTTTTCGGAACCCTGGGCTGCCATCTCTGCGAGGTGGCCGAGGCGCTGTTGATGCCCTTCGTCGAGAATGGCTTGCTGGTCGAGCTGATCGACATTGCCGAGCACGAAGGCATGGTCGATCACTACGGTTTGCGCATTCCGGTGCTGCGTCGTTGCGACACCGGCAGTGAGCTGAACTGGCCGTTCGATGCCGATCAGGTGGTGGCCTTTCTCAGCTGA